A genomic window from Halorubrum trapanicum includes:
- a CDS encoding universal stress protein produces the protein MSADTDTTDAPGTADPSTTAESADSTATAETADSTATAETADSTATAETVETGGVAASDDDSVGSVFDRVLVVTGDDEAGRAAVDAGLDVAAAHGATVDALYVVDTAEGWDVVVERRERAGEALVEDAAARGEAVGVDVAERFRYGTPHEEVLDFADVHDVDLIVVGSARRTGLDRLVHPETVPTRVQRRASTPVLVVGADD, from the coding sequence ATGTCCGCCGACACCGACACCACCGACGCTCCCGGCACCGCAGACCCGTCCACGACCGCAGAGTCCGCCGACTCGACCGCGACCGCGGAGACCGCCGACTCGACCGCGACTGCGGAGACCGCCGACTCGACCGCGACCGCGGAGACCGTCGAGACCGGCGGAGTCGCCGCCTCGGACGACGACAGCGTCGGGTCCGTCTTCGATCGCGTGCTCGTCGTCACCGGCGACGACGAGGCCGGGCGCGCCGCGGTCGACGCGGGACTGGACGTCGCCGCCGCCCACGGCGCGACGGTCGACGCGCTGTACGTCGTCGACACGGCCGAGGGCTGGGACGTGGTCGTCGAGCGCCGCGAGCGCGCCGGCGAGGCGCTCGTCGAGGACGCCGCGGCCCGCGGCGAGGCGGTCGGCGTCGACGTGGCGGAGCGGTTCCGGTACGGCACGCCCCACGAGGAGGTGCTCGACTTCGCCGACGTCCACGACGTGGACCTGATCGTGGTCGGCTCGGCCCGCCGCACGGGCCTCGACCGGCTCGTCCACCCCGAGACGGTTCCCACCCGGGTCCAGCGGCGCGCGTCCACGCCCGTGCTGGTCGTCGGCGCCGACGACTGA